In the Borrelia turicatae 91E135 genome, one interval contains:
- the mfd gene encoding transcription-repair coupling factor gives MNIEKELTARLNDNQNLKKIQQLIEKNLPFTIVGHEGFFKAFLINKIKEYSSSNKIILIVKNESISDELKDDLMQITDNIYELNYFSPLIYKDIGSKSKVFIKRVKFLINFYENNPGIYIVSLKSLLSKIPTKENLFKNIYKIQTDTIINIENLESKLIKLGYEKTMRVTLPGEFTIKSEIIDIHSFNKTEPIRISVKVDKIKEIKYFNPLTQLKKGTPISEFAIIPKKEIIWNNENINKLKHHLKENEYKKLFEQIETKYNARAEEIFYPLIGDTYLSQEINEDIPIINLEIPNLQEEIKKIYKEYEKLYSQAIESGKKTIAPKEIFINLSDLKLKTNIFIVQTPANIKTKELIEFNIESERKFFSNITLAKEEIQNWLNNGFKVIIAAESNSQKEKLKYIFKDLTKIKIEILKISSSLIINKEKIAIILESDIFNRRQKTNKAFESSKTKTIDSFIEVEKNSHVVHINHGIGIFRQIKRIKTSLLEKDYIEIEYADNEKLFIPIEQTHLIQRYIGNETQNIKLDKISSKTWEKKKAYAKKRIDAIADKLVELYVQRESSKGFQYPQDNEWQLLFESEFPYDETPDQLTAISEIKQDMMSLKVMDRLLCGDVGFGKTEVAMRAAFKAVMGKKQVAILSPTTILTEQHFNTFKQRFKNFPINIAMMSRFIKKSKERDIIKKLETGEIDIIIGTHKILSKKIIYKNLGLIIIDEEQRFGVKEKEKLKEIKISVDCLALSATPIPRSLHMSLIKLRDISVLKTPPQNRIKIETYVEEFSELLIKHAIENELSRDGQVFFVHHNIQELDLIKAMLEKMVPYARIATIHARLQGDQIENIMHDFINKSYQVLLATTIIENGIDIENANTIIINNANRFGLAQLYQLRGRVGRSSQKAFAYFLYKENSSLNESAIERLRAISEFSELGTGFQIAMKDMEIRGVGNLLGREQHGEIESIGLDYYLTMLNKAIEKRMGKNSKEDEITIEINYNGFIPDSYINNEQDKISIYKKISKVQNKEENNKIRTEIYDQFGPIPKELNNLLILSELKLLAKKLNITSLKEKNELLEIEYLNTKSIPAEKIMQIIKDNPTILKINPEYKNSVFLNLKHIKKSEKINCIYKNLNLLL, from the coding sequence ATGAATATAGAAAAAGAATTAACTGCCAGATTAAATGACAATCAAAATCTAAAAAAAATACAACAACTTATTGAAAAAAATCTACCCTTTACAATAGTAGGACATGAAGGATTTTTTAAAGCTTTCTTAATCAACAAAATAAAGGAATACAGCAGTAGTAATAAAATTATATTAATAGTTAAAAACGAAAGTATCTCAGATGAACTCAAAGATGATTTAATGCAAATTACAGATAACATATATGAACTTAACTATTTCAGTCCCCTTATATATAAAGACATCGGTTCAAAAAGTAAAGTCTTTATAAAACGAGTAAAATTTTTAATCAATTTTTATGAAAATAATCCTGGGATCTACATTGTTTCACTAAAATCTCTACTTAGCAAAATCCCTACAAAAGAAAATTTATTCAAAAACATTTATAAAATTCAGACAGATACGATAATAAACATAGAAAACCTTGAAAGTAAACTTATAAAACTAGGATATGAAAAAACAATGAGGGTTACATTACCTGGAGAATTTACAATAAAGAGTGAAATAATAGACATACACTCATTTAATAAAACAGAACCAATAAGAATTTCAGTGAAGGTTGATAAAATAAAAGAAATCAAATATTTTAATCCCTTAACTCAATTAAAAAAAGGAACTCCAATTTCCGAATTTGCTATAATTCCCAAAAAGGAAATCATTTGGAATAACGAAAACATAAATAAACTAAAACACCACTTAAAAGAAAATGAATATAAAAAATTATTTGAACAAATTGAAACAAAATATAATGCAAGAGCAGAAGAAATATTTTATCCTCTAATAGGAGACACATACCTAAGCCAAGAAATAAATGAAGATATACCTATTATAAATTTAGAAATACCAAATTTACAAGAAGAGATCAAAAAGATCTATAAAGAGTATGAAAAACTTTACAGCCAAGCAATAGAGTCTGGAAAAAAAACAATTGCACCAAAAGAAATTTTCATAAATTTGAGCGATTTAAAATTAAAAACTAACATTTTTATCGTGCAAACCCCTGCAAATATAAAAACAAAAGAACTAATAGAATTTAACATTGAAAGTGAGCGTAAATTTTTCTCAAACATCACACTTGCAAAAGAAGAAATACAAAACTGGCTAAACAATGGATTTAAAGTAATCATTGCAGCAGAATCTAATTCACAAAAAGAAAAATTAAAATATATCTTCAAAGATCTGACAAAAATCAAAATTGAAATCTTAAAAATATCAAGCTCACTTATAATAAACAAAGAAAAAATAGCCATTATCCTTGAATCAGATATCTTTAATAGAAGACAAAAAACAAATAAAGCTTTCGAATCATCAAAAACTAAAACTATTGATTCATTTATTGAAGTGGAAAAAAACAGTCATGTTGTTCACATAAACCATGGAATTGGAATATTTCGGCAGATAAAAAGAATTAAAACAAGTCTTCTTGAAAAAGATTACATTGAAATTGAATATGCAGATAACGAAAAATTATTTATTCCAATCGAACAAACACATCTTATTCAAAGGTATATTGGAAATGAAACTCAAAATATAAAATTAGATAAAATCAGTTCAAAAACCTGGGAAAAGAAAAAAGCTTATGCAAAGAAAAGAATCGATGCAATTGCCGATAAACTTGTTGAACTTTACGTGCAGAGAGAAAGTAGTAAGGGATTTCAATATCCTCAAGACAATGAATGGCAATTATTATTTGAATCAGAATTTCCATACGATGAAACTCCGGATCAATTAACAGCAATATCAGAAATCAAACAAGACATGATGAGTTTAAAAGTAATGGATAGACTTTTATGTGGCGATGTTGGATTTGGTAAAACTGAGGTCGCAATGAGGGCTGCATTCAAAGCTGTCATGGGCAAAAAACAGGTAGCAATACTCTCTCCAACAACAATTCTTACAGAACAACACTTTAATACATTTAAACAAAGATTTAAAAATTTTCCAATCAACATTGCAATGATGAGTAGATTTATAAAAAAATCAAAAGAAAGAGACATTATAAAAAAACTAGAAACAGGAGAAATTGACATAATAATTGGAACACATAAAATACTCTCTAAGAAAATAATATATAAAAACTTAGGACTCATTATAATCGATGAAGAACAAAGATTCGGGGTAAAAGAAAAAGAAAAACTAAAGGAAATAAAAATCTCTGTTGATTGTCTTGCCCTATCAGCAACTCCAATACCGAGATCCCTTCATATGTCATTAATCAAATTAAGAGACATTTCTGTCTTAAAAACTCCACCCCAAAACAGAATAAAAATAGAAACTTATGTAGAAGAATTTAGCGAGCTACTGATTAAACACGCAATAGAAAATGAACTTTCTCGAGATGGACAAGTTTTTTTTGTACATCACAATATTCAAGAACTAGATTTAATAAAAGCAATGCTAGAAAAAATGGTTCCTTATGCAAGAATTGCAACCATCCATGCAAGGCTTCAAGGTGACCAAATTGAAAATATTATGCATGATTTTATAAATAAATCATATCAGGTATTATTAGCAACTACAATCATTGAAAATGGAATAGATATTGAAAATGCAAATACAATAATAATTAACAATGCGAATAGATTCGGACTTGCACAATTATACCAGCTAAGGGGCAGAGTTGGCAGAAGTTCACAGAAAGCCTTCGCTTATTTCTTATATAAAGAAAATTCAAGCTTAAACGAAAGTGCCATTGAAAGACTAAGGGCAATATCTGAATTTTCAGAACTTGGAACAGGATTTCAAATTGCAATGAAAGATATGGAAATAAGAGGTGTTGGAAACTTACTTGGACGCGAACAACATGGAGAGATCGAATCTATTGGACTAGATTACTACTTAACAATGTTAAACAAAGCAATTGAAAAACGAATGGGAAAAAATTCTAAGGAAGACGAAATCACTATTGAAATCAATTACAATGGATTCATCCCCGATAGCTATATAAATAATGAACAAGATAAAATATCAATTTATAAAAAAATCTCAAAGGTTCAAAACAAGGAAGAGAACAACAAAATAAGGACTGAAATTTATGACCAATTTGGACCAATCCCAAAAGAACTTAACAACTTACTTATATTATCAGAACTCAAATTACTTGCAAAAAAACTCAATATTACCAGCCTTAAAGAAAAAAATGAGTTACTCGAAATCGAATATTTAAATACAAAGAGTATTCCTGCCGAAAAAATAATGCAAATCATAAAAGACAATCCTACTATACTGAAAATAAATCCAGAATATAAAAATTCCGTTTTCTTAAACCTAAAACATATTAAAAAATCAGAAAAAATAAACTGCATATATAAAAATTTGAATCTATTATTATAA
- a CDS encoding LysM peptidoglycan-binding domain-containing protein: MIILFKILGLRRNTRPFIFKIKGLSIVLWIVSYFSLYADFKHEVVKGDTLYSISLKYKIPIKELKSANNLKSEHIRVGRILVIPNSSKVNKIITKKNNRKPKLSKLDAKIHVVKVGDTIEDISKQYGIKEKELLAWNNLSSKLLKVGSKLNLDEPSFLKPYIVKKGDSLSKLSVDFDISIEDIIRFNSLENKSLIIGQKLYLKRTSGNVNFHYVKRGETLGKIAYIYGVTARHLVRLNGSKAINLKADSILDVSKVIEEDLPSSKSLQLKSENRSSETFISHKVSVGETLYSIARKYGVLLEDLKSWNNLNGNSIFHNQELKIYDKSKGPVVANKELKEFVDKTSKTTVKAIANIVSAKSKKLNLNFSNVLDNRDVFDISALVVLEPKIPIFEANGVFYYWYKPKKGSQPSEFYSEDWYSPLNAYKKASQLFKSFESLVQSRPVKNNSLKNKLIIIDPGHGGLDPGAIVKARDGLKNEIFVVEDEYVYDIALRLYVYLKEYGANVELTILSPDHLIRDSVSANNTFVNVKNEVYNDYDLNKTDTVDSWINGTQEGLRKRLAVVKKFINKYKNVKEQDVLYISLHSDNSVGAPRCMGFYYQSEDGKGFDAHSKSMIEKMTKGFKRTPYIKGQNLYVLKNNVVKTKLLVEVRNLAFDEEAWAIRSSKLRDRDSKILADAILKVL; the protein is encoded by the coding sequence ATGATTATACTGTTCAAAATACTGGGATTAAGGAGAAATACTAGGCCTTTTATTTTTAAGATTAAAGGACTTAGTATTGTTTTATGGATAGTAAGTTACTTTAGTTTATATGCTGATTTTAAACATGAAGTTGTTAAAGGTGATACTTTATATTCGATTTCTCTTAAATATAAAATTCCAATAAAAGAACTTAAAAGTGCAAATAATTTGAAGTCTGAGCATATTAGAGTTGGGCGTATATTAGTTATTCCAAATTCTTCTAAGGTTAACAAAATTATTACTAAAAAGAATAATAGGAAGCCTAAGTTAAGCAAGCTTGATGCCAAAATTCATGTTGTTAAAGTCGGCGATACTATTGAAGATATATCTAAACAATATGGCATTAAGGAAAAAGAATTGCTTGCTTGGAATAATTTAAGTTCTAAACTTCTTAAAGTTGGTTCTAAGTTGAATTTGGATGAGCCTAGTTTTTTAAAGCCATATATAGTTAAAAAGGGTGATTCACTCTCCAAGCTTTCTGTGGATTTTGATATTAGTATTGAGGATATTATACGATTTAATTCTCTAGAAAATAAGAGCTTAATAATTGGTCAAAAATTATATTTAAAAAGGACTTCTGGAAATGTCAATTTTCATTATGTAAAGCGAGGAGAGACTCTTGGGAAAATTGCATATATTTATGGTGTTACTGCAAGGCATCTTGTTCGTCTTAATGGAAGTAAGGCAATAAATTTAAAGGCGGATTCAATTTTAGATGTTTCAAAAGTTATTGAAGAAGATTTGCCAAGTTCTAAATCTTTACAATTAAAGAGCGAAAATCGAAGTAGTGAAACATTTATATCCCACAAAGTATCTGTTGGTGAGACATTATATAGTATTGCTCGTAAATATGGGGTTTTGCTTGAAGATCTTAAAAGTTGGAATAATTTAAATGGGAATAGTATTTTTCATAATCAGGAACTTAAGATTTATGATAAAAGCAAAGGACCAGTTGTTGCAAATAAAGAGCTAAAAGAATTTGTGGATAAAACTTCTAAAACCACGGTTAAAGCTATTGCAAATATTGTTTCTGCTAAGAGTAAAAAATTAAATTTAAATTTTTCCAATGTTTTAGACAATAGAGATGTTTTTGATATTAGTGCTTTGGTTGTATTGGAGCCTAAAATACCTATATTTGAGGCTAATGGAGTTTTTTATTATTGGTATAAGCCTAAAAAAGGGAGTCAACCAAGTGAGTTTTATTCAGAAGATTGGTATTCTCCTCTGAATGCCTATAAGAAAGCAAGTCAACTTTTTAAGAGTTTTGAAAGTCTTGTGCAATCTCGGCCAGTGAAAAATAATAGCCTAAAAAATAAATTAATCATTATTGATCCTGGACATGGAGGTCTTGATCCTGGTGCTATTGTTAAAGCTAGAGACGGACTTAAGAATGAAATTTTTGTTGTCGAGGATGAATATGTTTATGATATTGCTTTAAGGCTTTATGTGTATCTTAAAGAATATGGAGCTAATGTTGAGCTTACTATTTTATCTCCTGATCATTTAATCAGAGATAGTGTGTCTGCTAATAATACATTTGTTAATGTTAAAAATGAAGTTTATAATGATTATGATTTAAATAAAACCGATACCGTTGACTCTTGGATAAATGGTACTCAAGAAGGTTTGAGGAAGAGATTAGCTGTTGTGAAGAAATTTATAAATAAGTATAAAAATGTTAAGGAACAAGATGTTCTTTATATTAGTTTGCATTCTGATAATAGTGTTGGTGCGCCTCGGTGTATGGGATTTTATTACCAGTCTGAGGATGGGAAGGGCTTTGATGCTCATTCTAAGAGTATGATTGAAAAAATGACAAAAGGTTTTAAGAGAACCCCTTATATTAAGGGCCAAAACCTTTATGTGCTAAAAAATAACGTTGTTAAGACTAAATTGTTGGTTGAGGTTAGGAATTTAGCATTTGACGAGGAAGCTTGGGCAATTAGATCTTCTAAGCTTAGGGACCGGGATTCTAAAATCCTTGCTGATGCTATTTTGAAGGTCTTATAG
- the rnmV gene encoding ribonuclease M5 translates to MEQIKEIIVVEGKDDAKRIKELFKCTIVETGGLYLKKSTINVLKKAIETNGIIIFTDSDKAGDLIRKQILKKVGYLDQGKIKHAHLNNKNQEVEMSSKIEITTILKKIGTFYNEKQKEGLNLNDLIELGITGSQSKKKREQIQKHFNLGNGNNKKLLERLNYFKIKREDIEKIILTKE, encoded by the coding sequence CTGGAACAAATAAAAGAAATCATTGTAGTTGAAGGCAAAGATGACGCTAAGAGAATAAAAGAACTATTTAAGTGCACTATAGTTGAAACTGGTGGATTATATCTTAAAAAATCAACCATTAATGTTTTAAAAAAAGCAATAGAAACAAATGGAATTATTATTTTCACTGATAGCGACAAAGCAGGAGATCTAATTAGAAAACAAATACTTAAAAAAGTGGGCTACTTAGACCAAGGCAAAATCAAACATGCTCACCTTAACAATAAAAATCAAGAAGTAGAAATGTCTTCTAAAATTGAAATAACAACAATTTTAAAAAAAATAGGTACTTTTTATAACGAAAAACAAAAAGAGGGTCTAAATTTAAATGATTTAATAGAACTTGGCATCACAGGATCTCAATCCAAGAAAAAAAGAGAACAAATACAAAAACACTTCAACTTGGGCAATGGTAATAACAAAAAACTACTTGAGAGACTCAATTACTTTAAAATAAAACGAGAAGACATAGAAAAAATAATCTTAACAAAAGAATAA
- a CDS encoding M18 family aminopeptidase, which produces MHDQTLDISHFQKLLDKSLTPYHLINYIEQKLVYYLNAKELKLDDKWTLETGYYYVKKEGTSLIAFNINTNTIHEPFLIAAAHSDSPGLKLKIESRKYKDNVFSHHIETYGSPIISTWTDRDLSLSGVVYFNKDEIINSELITIENIGIIPNVAIHLNRNVNEGFAYDTHENIVIITSFKKSIKEKILEKLQISEKDFLSCDLIFTASEPAKIIGSEGEFLASKNLDNKSGCHAIMNAFVHTNNNKNKVAVFFDNEEIGSLTSRGADSTLLTEVLERIDHVLNLGKEEHLIKLNKSFNISMDGAHGVHPGYICKHDPNYQISLGKGVTIKNNANFKYSTTAHGCAKLKALAMKNNIKIQEIIMKANTNAGTTIGPISNSQTGIETIDIGTPMWGMHSLRETIAISDHIEAIKLLRTFFENWN; this is translated from the coding sequence ATGCATGACCAAACATTAGATATATCACATTTCCAAAAATTACTAGATAAAAGCTTAACACCATATCATTTAATAAACTACATTGAACAAAAACTGGTATATTATCTTAATGCAAAGGAATTAAAACTTGACGATAAATGGACATTAGAAACAGGATATTATTATGTAAAAAAGGAAGGAACAAGTCTTATTGCATTCAACATTAACACTAATACAATACATGAACCATTCCTAATAGCAGCAGCACACTCTGATAGCCCTGGATTAAAGCTCAAAATAGAATCTAGGAAATACAAAGATAATGTATTCTCTCACCACATCGAAACTTACGGTAGTCCAATAATCTCAACCTGGACTGACAGAGACTTAAGCTTATCAGGAGTTGTATACTTTAATAAAGATGAAATAATTAACTCAGAATTAATAACAATTGAAAATATTGGGATCATACCAAATGTTGCCATTCACTTAAACCGAAACGTAAATGAAGGATTTGCATATGATACTCATGAGAACATAGTCATCATCACAAGTTTTAAAAAAAGCATTAAAGAAAAAATTCTAGAAAAACTGCAAATATCTGAAAAAGATTTTCTATCATGCGATTTAATATTTACAGCATCAGAACCGGCTAAAATTATAGGTAGCGAAGGTGAATTTTTAGCATCCAAAAACCTAGATAACAAATCGGGATGCCATGCCATCATGAATGCATTTGTTCATACAAATAACAATAAAAATAAAGTAGCTGTATTTTTTGACAATGAAGAGATTGGATCTTTAACTTCCAGAGGAGCTGACTCAACACTATTAACAGAAGTCTTAGAAAGAATTGATCATGTTTTAAATCTAGGAAAAGAAGAACATCTAATTAAACTAAACAAATCATTCAATATTTCAATGGACGGCGCACATGGGGTTCATCCAGGCTATATATGTAAACATGACCCAAACTATCAAATAAGTCTAGGGAAAGGAGTAACCATCAAAAACAATGCCAATTTTAAATATTCAACAACAGCACATGGATGTGCAAAACTTAAAGCCTTAGCTATGAAAAATAATATTAAAATTCAAGAAATAATAATGAAAGCAAATACAAATGCCGGAACTACAATTGGCCCAATTTCAAACTCCCAAACAGGAATTGAAACTATAGATATTGGAACCCCAATGTGGGGAATGCACTCTTTAAGAGAAACTATTGCAATATCAGATCATATAGAAGCAATCAAACTTCTCAGAACATTTTTTGAAAATTGGAATTAA
- a CDS encoding fructose-specific PTS transporter subunit EIIC: MQDLFSKKLILLNYEAKSKDDVIEKMADMLNENEYLNNKEDFIKEIKKREEISGTGLEEYIAMPHAKGNFVKKHGIAILRIKGEGFDFNASDLRPSKLFFMIAVPEKTTGNTHIKTISYLNNIFNNEILRQEIMSTNDINRFLEILLNSNTDVIMNDTGSKNFILAVTACPTGIAHTYMAAESLKRAAAELNVEIKVETNGSSGVDNLIEEEEIERAKGIIIAAGKTVDKDRFNGKPLIEVGVKDGIHKAKELIQNILDNKAKIYKRKTVQGESNTTRKPGGAYKHLMNGVSFMLPFVVSGGIIIAISFMFGIKAFDPNDPSYNKIADILMQIGGGNAFFLMLPILAGYISFSIAERPGLAPGMITGLMMSKGNAGFLGGILAGFIAGYVTLAIKSISKKIIPPKISGINPVLTYPLFSVLISGSLTYFLLAPIAYINTSITNMLNSLSGTNMALLGALLGGMMAIDMGGPVNKAAYAFGIAMITAGNYIPHASVMVGGMTPPLGIALATSIFNNRFSQEEREAGKVCYFLGACFITEGVIPFAASDPLKVIPACIIGSSIGGFLSALSKVELMAPHGGIFILPIITNPLMWIISILIGALITGLLIGFMKRDKK, from the coding sequence ATGCAAGATTTATTTTCTAAAAAATTAATATTATTAAACTACGAGGCCAAAAGTAAAGATGATGTAATTGAAAAAATGGCCGACATGCTCAATGAAAATGAATATTTGAACAACAAAGAAGATTTTATAAAAGAAATTAAAAAACGAGAAGAAATAAGCGGAACAGGTCTTGAAGAATATATTGCAATGCCACATGCAAAAGGTAATTTTGTTAAAAAACATGGAATAGCTATATTACGAATTAAAGGAGAAGGGTTTGATTTTAACGCTTCCGACTTACGACCTTCAAAATTATTTTTCATGATAGCTGTACCTGAAAAAACTACAGGTAATACTCATATTAAAACAATATCTTACCTTAATAATATATTTAATAATGAAATTTTAAGACAAGAAATTATGAGTACAAATGATATAAATAGATTTTTAGAAATTCTTTTAAATAGCAACACAGATGTAATCATGAATGACACTGGTTCCAAAAATTTCATTCTAGCAGTAACTGCTTGCCCTACAGGAATCGCCCATACATACATGGCAGCTGAAAGCCTAAAACGAGCAGCAGCTGAACTAAACGTAGAGATCAAAGTAGAAACTAATGGCTCTAGTGGCGTTGACAATCTAATAGAAGAAGAGGAGATAGAAAGAGCAAAAGGCATAATTATTGCAGCCGGAAAAACTGTCGATAAAGACAGGTTTAATGGTAAACCACTAATTGAAGTTGGTGTAAAAGATGGCATACACAAAGCAAAAGAACTCATTCAAAACATTCTTGATAACAAAGCAAAAATTTATAAGAGAAAAACAGTACAAGGAGAAAGCAACACAACCCGAAAACCAGGTGGTGCATATAAACATTTAATGAACGGTGTATCCTTTATGCTACCATTCGTAGTGTCTGGGGGAATAATTATTGCAATATCATTCATGTTTGGCATCAAAGCTTTCGATCCAAACGATCCAAGCTATAATAAGATAGCAGATATTTTAATGCAAATCGGCGGTGGTAATGCTTTTTTCCTAATGCTTCCAATACTTGCTGGGTATATTTCATTTAGCATAGCAGAACGTCCCGGCCTTGCACCTGGAATGATTACAGGATTAATGATGAGCAAAGGAAATGCAGGGTTCTTAGGGGGCATTCTAGCAGGATTTATCGCAGGATACGTAACTTTAGCAATAAAATCAATAAGTAAAAAAATAATACCACCAAAAATAAGTGGTATTAACCCCGTTTTAACCTACCCACTTTTCTCAGTACTAATATCAGGATCTTTAACATATTTCTTACTAGCACCAATTGCATATATTAATACATCTATAACAAATATGTTAAATTCACTAAGCGGAACAAATATGGCATTACTAGGTGCACTACTTGGTGGAATGATGGCAATAGACATGGGTGGTCCTGTAAACAAAGCTGCCTATGCATTTGGAATTGCAATGATAACTGCTGGAAATTATATACCTCATGCAAGCGTAATGGTAGGAGGAATGACGCCTCCACTTGGAATCGCACTTGCAACTAGCATTTTCAATAATAGATTTTCACAAGAAGAACGTGAAGCCGGTAAAGTTTGTTACTTTTTAGGTGCATGTTTCATAACGGAAGGAGTGATTCCTTTTGCAGCCTCAGATCCTTTAAAGGTAATACCTGCTTGCATAATAGGGTCATCTATCGGGGGTTTTTTGTCTGCATTATCTAAAGTAGAACTTATGGCTCCACACGGCGGTATCTTTATTCTTCCAATAATAACCAACCCATTAATGTGGATAATATCTATCCTCATAGGTGCTTTAATAACAGGTCTATTAATAGGATTTATGAAAAGAGATAAGAAATAA
- the pfkB gene encoding 1-phosphofructokinase: MVYTLTLNPAIDYKIVVEGFQTGCLNHVVRNNFFAGGKGINVSNVLKNFETESIALGFLGGFTGDYIRGYLDLMGIKHDFISISDNTRINIKMMSDGKETEINGRSPVILESDFQSLILKLKNLDKDMLIMSGSVPSSLGYQAYNEIAKSIASNVKLIIDTSGPALQEIIGLRPFLIKPNINELKELLGMNLTSSKDLINAGCELMERGVQNIIVSMGSEGAVFINNKDACLASVPQINSLSTIGAGDSVVAGFVYAHQNGNSLLDSFRFGVASGTATALRGQLCSLDDVKDIFDKVKLEHL, encoded by the coding sequence TTGGTATATACGCTTACTCTTAATCCTGCTATTGATTATAAAATAGTTGTAGAAGGTTTTCAGACAGGGTGTCTTAATCATGTTGTTAGGAATAATTTTTTTGCTGGTGGGAAGGGAATAAATGTAAGTAATGTACTTAAGAATTTTGAAACTGAAAGTATTGCTCTTGGATTTTTGGGTGGATTTACAGGTGATTATATAAGGGGCTATCTTGATTTGATGGGCATAAAGCATGATTTTATTAGCATATCTGACAATACTAGAATCAATATTAAAATGATGTCAGATGGAAAAGAAACAGAGATTAATGGAAGATCACCCGTAATTCTTGAGAGTGATTTTCAGTCTTTGATTTTAAAATTAAAAAATTTAGATAAAGATATGTTAATCATGTCTGGTAGTGTTCCAAGCTCGCTTGGGTATCAGGCTTATAATGAAATAGCCAAGAGTATTGCTAGTAATGTTAAGTTAATTATTGATACTAGTGGTCCTGCCTTGCAAGAGATTATAGGGCTTAGACCTTTTTTAATAAAGCCAAATATTAATGAACTTAAAGAACTTTTGGGTATGAATTTGACTTCTAGTAAGGATCTAATTAATGCTGGGTGTGAGCTTATGGAAAGGGGCGTGCAGAATATTATAGTTTCAATGGGAAGTGAAGGGGCTGTTTTTATAAATAATAAAGATGCTTGTCTGGCTAGTGTTCCGCAAATTAATTCTTTAAGTACTATTGGTGCAGGAGATTCTGTAGTTGCTGGATTTGTATATGCTCATCAAAATGGGAATTCTCTTCTTGATTCTTTTAGGTTCGGAGTTGCGTCAGGTACCGCAACGGCACTTAGAGGACAACTTTGTAGTCTTGATGATGTTAAAGATATTTTTGATAAAGTAAAACTTGAACATTTATAA